tcgaatttttctcaatttaatccctacaagcataaaacttatagcttacttcacaatttaatccttttatcaactctaactagaaattctatcaaataaaaccttaattccatcatttattcaacacAAACCCTACTAAAAAATCTatcaactttcaaattttcaacttaaatccaagAGTATTTCACTCTAGGGTTccaaaaaacatcaaatttatgagaaaaggACTTGATTTAGCTTACCTACTAAActtcaagcttcaaaatctcaattttccctctttcttttctttccctttttcttcccctgttttcgtctctttctctgtttcttttctgttcatcttttgtttctttttctttttgttttgcttacttactttatttcttttatgcattagttaataataataataatatattattataatcatataataatattttattcacaaatatcttttacttaaattataagaaaatgttttattttattacaagtgtttttttatatattttacgcatgtattattttatcacCACACAGTTGTCTTTATCTTATTTGTTTCCTATAatatattatcttaattttaattaatataatttataatattttaatttaataatatttttataatataaatcaagaaaaaaatccaAGATTTTTCCATCTATTGCCGTGTGGTATTAACAACCATGTTTTTTAGCGTCCGAACATTCGTAGAAAGTTGAGTTTTCGGTACGTACCTGAAGTAGTTTCAAAGTAGGATTAAGGTAGAGTACTTTTGAGACCTAAAACAAACATTCAATAACCAATCAAACAACTAAAATGACGAAAATCACACAATTTTAATACTCAACCACTTATGTCGAAACTTTGACGCCAACTTCCAACAAAACCAATGCTTACTGACAACTTGACAGAATTATCTTGAAACAGCTCGAGGAGGATTACTGCCCTCGGTATTCTTGCTTAAAGAAAAGGGATCAATGATCACTTAACAGAGAATTCAAGTGAAACAAACATAGAAACCCCATTTTTACacataaatgaaaaatcaaCAGACACTTCACGGAACTGCAAGAATTCACGACAAAACTTACACAAAGACTTAATTATGATAGAATTCAACAGTCAGACAttcaaattttggggcgttacagactaggtaagaaaattaagaaaatgtcattctataattaaaaaacgttatattatttgaaggtattttagacttttcattttaataaaaaccaattataaaatatgcatatggtgGTATTAGAACCCGTGCCAATTGgacttttaaaaccttaaatttaccacttaaccaaagcatcattttaatgtattttatacgttttgttttaatatacacaatttattatcttcatcgattatatatatatattaataatgtgttattatatatatatatatattagtttcaAACTATACATTTCATTGTTTATTGTATGTTACTTTTAAATAGACATTTGTGTATTAAATATGTGGTTTCCACATGTATACGCATGCGATAAGATTTCTAgcataattttatatgaatatcaaattattttgcaaatatttatataagttttatttgtaaaattttaaaaatcatcataaatGATACGGTTACGTTTGTTAGTCACCTGCATGCCTTGTTTATGGCAAAAGgaggaaaatttttcatttattttctacaagagttttattcatatttctaattgaatgtttaaatttatactaattattctttattttatgtaataattttaaaacatatgtaTTAAATATGCTTTTACCCATATTATTACACTAGTAATCAAATGTAGCATTAATTAATTCTCTAATTCTTAACATCACAACACCTCAAATTCATTCATGGCTAGTCCCtcaacttttaataatttcgcAAATTAACCCCTGAACTagataaattaagttaaaatgaactcaaaaacataaaaatcattaaaaacagaattaaaaacacttacatgcaaagcTCCAATGTTGTTCAAACTTAAAGCTAACAAAATTGTTTTCTTTCCCACAAAAATCGGTTGAGTGTATCAAAGAAGATGACACTATTTTggttatcttttattattattactaattatttatttaccattttagccTTTAAAACATCCAATTTTACTCAAATACTAAACCACTAAATTCCACTAACTTGTACATATAGTAttattaattaccatttaaatcccTTCATTAAAGATTCCACATCCATTTAACCCTTTAACAAAAGAGATCGACTTTTgttcctttttcaatttagttctttttaattaattaaccatctaaacctcaaaattttttaacgaaaatttaatatgacCCTAATATAACtctataaacattaaataaatattaaaatatttattcactCATCAAAATTGTGATCCCAAAACCACAGTTTTCGACACTactaaaatcgggttgttacatgtaATGACAACCAACCAAACATGTTGTAAGTAATCAAATGCACAATATCATAAATTTTGATCTAATGGCCTTAAGACATGTTCTTTTTATCTTGAGACTCAATGACAAAATGACCTAAAGTGCACATTTTCAATCATTAAAACTCTACCAAATTGGGCCTAAAACCTACCTAAACATTATAGGAATTCAAATCCATCAACTTAGCatatgaaaatacattaaaacacCACCAATTTATAGCACTTAATACATCAACATCCAACCAAACAAATTGTATAaccaaacacatttaaacatgCACGATTTTCTATCAACTTTCAAAACATTATAGGCTAAGTTACCAAAATGCATCAAATCATTAATTTAGACATTAAGCTAAGACCAACCTAGgtacataaaattaatttagaaattatgGAATGTATTTTCGGTTCTCATCCTCgatataaaaaaaagatgagGAAAAGTGGTCATATTGGCAACTATTGGATTTGGtgtcctaagtgtagtatattcgtttgtaaacttgtaacattttcgaacagattgattaataaaataatttatggattacattaatatactttgcaTAATTTCCTCATATGATTTTTTCATGCAAAGCAAATATTAGCccactggttgtctaatgtttaaactaatactaagaggtattacgtggtcggatcgtaatacaaaaagacagCTTATAttagacaaacctaaacatgttctTAGCCTAATCAAAAATGACCAAaccaattaaaagactaatatatatgccgtctatcaagtctaattggggagatgccttgtcttgggcatcgtagcggatgactcccaaaagatagaggcatagatgtgactgactagatTGACAGTACATTGGACTGAatccaagtagaatagatcatgaatctgtttatagatttattcacttatgacattcatagtgtggcatacattaatcttgagtggatgaagGACTATGTAcgtgtgactcgtatacttagatgtaagtaaaagcctgagtttgaATAGATAATGAACCGAAAGCTAgtgcgttgggtatacgacttctgtgGTGTGTAGCAGCATTCacaatagtagaattcatagcctgagatatgggtaaatgatatcttctcaATGATATTACAcaatagatgaaaagtaaatatggCCACAGGTTTTTCatttttgtgatgaatgacttaattaaggatatcctatgagggtaacacacttataacAACGTCATTGAATGATCACTAATCGAGTTgttttcgtaatggtatatCATTAAGGATAGCTCAAttacgatactatagtggaatgactttgtgactaaatgagtttataattaataggcaaaaggCCGGAACTTAATTATAACTCATTTGAGCCCTAGTCGCACTCGTTGAAACCGAAaatgaattgtatattgaattaaatgaacaaaaatgtaTACAAACGGTAAAGCTGGAGAAGTGggaaacattcaaaaatgaatgtggttttctcactAAACGAAAATGatctgaaaaattaatttatggtttttcgattaattaattaattaattaattaattaaaagttcgaaaatggaattaaattaattggtcattgtgaatccgttgaatataaaaaaaattaaatatattttctcatagattcttttacggtaaagttgcCATGATTTTAATGGAATCAAAATCGGGctgagaaaattaattaatttaaattaatttaaattttttattttgggaaatagaaaaacatgtattagattaaattaaatcataaagtgttgggttaaaagttaAGAAAACACATTATTAGACCTAATACAGGAGAGTCCCAAATCtctatcataatacatatgaggggaGACACAGCCAATTAGCCCCTCTTTCCTAATTCAACTAAGGGATTggtttttttctattaaatagacATTAAATGTATTCTACTAATTCAATTAGGGTTTCACttcttctccctataaatagatgacactggtagggctaaaaatataataagttaCACACAacttttgagatattgttattataCCTGAAAGTAttgtgaatttattttctaagtataaattctattttctaagtataaattctattttctggaATAACAATTATACCGGTTTTCATTAAAGAGAGATTTGTTTTCCCACTAAAAGTAAAGTAAACAATTTTTGGTTTCGTGTTTGATTCAAATTCGTTCGAGCCAATACTTGAAatagttcgtggtacgagaatagcggagaCGATCGTTCGGTTGAAAGCCGGGAACAACAAGGATCCTTCTTGCTGAAAACGCAGGTGTCATTTCGATAAatggtttattgctataaatatcacaaatcgacttggtgttcaaaattttaattttctgttatcCAACATCTTATTCCAAACCTACACGGAGTGGAACTTCATCTTTCCATGGTGTTGATATGTCTTTTCCCTCAGAGACCTCGGCTGATATGCCCCCTCGAACAGTTATGTAGTAGATGGTTCATGATCTCCTAGTCTATGTATGATACATGCACGAATGGGGTGCAATTTATTCAGTTCCAATCACCAAAGTTACCAATTTTTAGACTTGGGAAATCAGCAGATTTACGAcaactttttggatgggatcctgGTATTTCTGGATTGAGATGTCTTATGGCGTTTGAAGATCTGCCTCTTAGCTTCGAAACAtattttgaatcactcgattttgagtttgggagctcgagttatgaccgttttagtgaagactacgCGAGCAGAATTTCTAAACGAGGTTTTTACGGGGATTACGAATTTCGggcttttaatttgagtttaaatcatattgggttagggttttaggcttaatttttattatatatgagcccaatattttatttattagctcttattattttattcttgatttttgataattattaagtattttaagttatttaggaattttatgttaacaagaaagtttagtttaaattagagttttagtatattaagagttttatttaaatttaattagctagcctatatataggtgTTTGCATTATACACAatacattcaattcattattattctatttctcttttgatttaataaattctctctgggtttttcttttcaagaatttctcttaagtttttttaaaagagttttaacaatctttttagattgtggggattatctttaaactttttattgCCAATGTTTctatcttggaggggaaattagagtcgcttgaagggggttgtggattcttcgtaTTTTCAAAGCTTTTTAAGACTTTCACATGCCACGTTCTATCTTTtcatttatcttctttattcgCTTCCTTAAATcgttgatttattattttattttagttatttattttaattgttttgtcTTACTTGGATTCAATTTCGTTTCAGATTgtatcaaaatctaaatttctTTTCGAACATCTAAAACTTTAagttaaatccacaactttgaCAAACTTTATGATTCGCTTTCTCGTTCATCCTTTATCAATGTACAAGGGCTAAGTGCACAAGTTCAGTCAGGAGCAGTTGTGCATGTACTATCGCAGGCTGTGGCTGATCATTCATCCCATCAATCTATAGTACGGTCAATAGTCTTCATGATTGTAGCATTTAGTCCATCATGCCATGTATAACGTTATGTTACTTTGAAGTACCACTTGCATTATgtcttctcctttttttctgGCTTTGTGTTTTACTGTTTGAACTTTAGTATTTTTGACTTTACTTTTTGTATGATTGGCTTTCTGTATTTGCActcattttgttgttttatttacattattccATTTGGTGACTTTTATTACTATTATGACTTTTGATGGTTTTTATTCTTCTCCTTacctttttgtcaaaaaaaggtaactaaaaggttttttttttgtttctttccttacgttttcactaaaaaaaaaaattaaaagtatatttttatgacgtttttcattgatgattgcGACGCTTTATagaagttacaaaataattaaataactcgcgacattttgaaaagaattttttgtGATGTCTTTAGGCGTCGCAAATAGGCAACCAATCACAGACAATCCAtgatgtttaaaataatattttctgtGACATTTTTAAACAACACAAAAGAGACAATCAACCTGTGACGCTTTTGATTGGTCAATGTGATGCTTTAAAACGTCATGAAATGAACTATTTTCCGTGGCATTTCTTGACTTTTTCTGACATTTGAAAAGTCACAGAAAAAATATCTTCTCATGATGTTTAAAAGCGTCACGACGTTTAATCTATGACTTTCTTactttttagaaataaaacgtCACAAAAGATACAAAGAAACTTTGTAGCATTTTCTAGTGAAACGTCACGAAAAGTCATTTTTGGTAATTAcagataaaatatcattttgatactttcaatatttttcttagcattaattcaaaaataaaaaaatcttaaaaatatacaataattaaattgtaaaattataaatatcataaaattataaatcttaataaatattttatttatttttaagatttaaaaaataatttttatgttataataaaatgaaataaatcattatttaaCCAACAAGTGTTGAGCGTAGTAGAAAGACACATTATTCTATCAAAGAAAACTTGAATCTTAGAGACAATATTAATGAGAAGGACAATCATGTAtctcaaatacaaaaaaaaaccgtattgtttaattattatgtgtaatatttaataaataatttatttttagaaaaaattaccTACTATGATTTGAATGACATATAAGGAGTAatccttttatataattttctctagcaaaatatattaataataaacaataaattcaagaaataaaatgagtgGAATAAATAGTTACAAGTAGCTTTGTTGAGAAAATCCTAATATCTACAATCCTTTTTGTTATCTTCCACctatgatctcttttttttttccgtACATCGAATGTTCTTCGTGAATATTCATTCCAACAAGATTTGATACGAGAACATAATTTGCctttttaaacaaattcatatccaaaaaaaatacacatactttttcaccattaaaaaaaatttcaacacatttttttttcataaatcatcAGGCAATTGGAAGTTTTGGGAACCAAAGATTTGCTGAGAAATGTTTTGAACGAAGACAACAATGGAACATTTGTTGCTGTTGAAACCATCCCAGAGAGTGAATCTGACGGTGACGGAGAGTGTCTTCATCGCAGAGATGTCTTCCATGGTATGGAGCTTTTCGAGTTTCCGAACGACGAAATCATTGTAAAGGGTCTTTCCCTTGTTCTCTCCGTTAAGGCACTCATTCACCAACCCGCTCTCATATAAAGCCACCATTACGTTGTCAACATTGTTGTCTACCTTGTACCGTAACACTCCGGTTAGGGTTACTTCCAAGGTCTCTGATGTTGGCCTTTGGAAATTAGCCTGTTACATTTTGTATGCACAAATTGTCACTTACTTTCTTCACTACCGATTTTCCAAATACAACGAAAAAAAGAGAGCATATTTTCCGACGGAAATTTCAGtccaaaaagattaaaaaaattgtcgGAAAAAACATAATAATGCAATTTtcacattgagaaaaagaaaaaacactaAGGAGTTAATTTCATCGTACATCCTCAAAACACATTTCCTATGCTAAATTAAtctcaaacttcaaaatatattaatacatgAGTAATCAATATCGTATGAGTCAAGTTTTTTCCATCAACTATGCTATTAGTTTGGACATTAAATGTTAGCTCACATCTATCACAGATAAGGGGTAGACAACATTGCCTTAACTCCCGACAAATTGGTAAATGTATCCATTTAGTcccttcaaaatttataaaattacaacttcatataatgataaaattttattttaatgcccTAAAAGTTGTTCATTTTTACCCCTCTAAAACAAGTTTCTAGCTTCCCTACTGATCGTAGAACAGATTCAAAACATGTGGATCAAAAGCACCTATTGCGTAGACAACTTAAGTCTAatgtgttaaattttttaaagcattAGATCTAAATTGTTAATGCAataaacaaacacatatttacaattcaattcacatttttttatatatgttttatcgAGGCAAAGCCAAAAAAATTTCGAGGTGGGGGGAATTCTGTTATACATTTTTATGAAagctaaaatacaatttcaccattgtattagcttatatatttttaaagtttttagaatgaatacatcaaaattttattatttttaggggcaaactataattttacctgtattaacttataaatttatagattgTATGGgtctaaaacaaaattttcctattttagtGGGGCCACAACCCTCTTTGCCCCTTCCCTTCACCCACACCGGCATTTAACACCTAAACTGATGGAAAATACCCGATTAGTATTAGACCCGTTCTTGACATTTTTGAGGCCCTAAGCGAAACAATAAATTAAgccccttttaaaaaaaattataaaatgtaatacaaTAAAAACTGATAATATTTTGGGACCCTAGGAGATGAAACGTTTatggtgaaaaattaaaaaccctaaacatttaattaatttattttagccTGATTTTTTTCAACCTTGGGAGGCTGGGCTCTCAAACAACCCTAGGGCTGGGCCTGATTAGTacaatattgatatttttagacTCAACCATAATGATTTGAAATTCgggaccaatttaaaatctagAACATAGTCTATAGGTATATGAAGAAATTAACCCCTAAATAAAAAGGCAAAATAAAAAACCTTGAATTTTGGAGCAGGAAACCTTGGAGCACTAGCAATGGTAGATAACAAAGCATCTTCTTCATTAGCCGGACAATGAGCTCTACCTTGAACCACAACCCGAGGGATAAACATATCATCGATCTTCAATGCCTGGACGTAAGCTTTTTGTCTCACCGTCCACTTACTCGAAGCGTACGGATCTTTCCCTCCCATATTATCAACATGATAAGACAACACCAACACCGGTGCATCCAGCTGGTAATCACCCCTCACCAACCTCGACAACAAAAGCTCCGCCTCGGATGACGTCGCACATCCCTGAGAAGAAAACAATTCCACCAAGACAGGTCCGTCGGGACAAGTCGCCGCCGATGAATCGACTACTGTTCCGTTGTTTTTGCCTTGAACTCGCGATGAAGATGAAACCTTGCCTAAACAGCTGAAGAGACGACGCCCCATGTATTGACGTTAATGTTGATGATCGTCTCTTATAAATTTCGttcgtgtgtgtgtgtgtgtgtgtttggtTTTTGTTCTTTCCTCTCCTCTCAGGGATGGTTTTACCGGCGGCCCTTTACATttcacaacaaaaaaaaaggagagagtATAGATCAGTACGTTTGTGTATATATTTGTCAATATGTGATCTATgccattttttagtaaaaatctaccataaataataaaacagatAGACgactatgaaaaaaaaaatatatttaacagagattttttatttctttttattttgaaagagtGGCTGAGAGAGAAATATGGCGACGAAGATGCcaactttttctattttgagggttttcttttaattattatttcattgaatttaattcgattttattataaaaagtaGTGTTATATAATGGAATCCGTTAGATTAGAAATCGATCGATATATCTCTTTGaataaagtgattaaatttatcttttaagtaaattatttgGAATTggcaataaattaaaaatcggataaaaaatcactatgaattagttgaattgattttataatttttttaaagataaactataaaaatagtcacttttgtttacctcatattatattttagtcaattaTGTTTgtaatattacgttttagtcacttacgttatcgttgtCACTCTACTGTTAAACTCCATTACCACCTTTGCGATAGTCCTACATGACaatccaaatgagttttaaatgccaacttggatgtccagttGCTgagatgaaaataggtttttaattaaataaatttaaattggacTGACATGTaagacatccaagttggcatttaaaacctatttggACTGCAACGTAGGACCGCCATTAGAGATGTAACAGAGCTTAACGGTAGGGTGGTcactttgtaacaaaacaatagcctaaatgactaaaacgtaacatttcaaacataagtgactaaaatgtaatctgagacaAGCAAAAGTGACtgtttttgtagtttaccctttttaaaattatttatttaattataggtAAACTACCTAGttagtcacccaacttttagagcactttcattttggtcacccaaaatGAATTCCTTGCAATTTCATCACCAACTTTTAggatgttttcattttagtcacccaacttcTAAGTCGCTTCCATTGTGGTCTcctgaaaaatattattttttaaagtattgataggggtaaaaaacatatttattaaaatgaaaagtggtaaaaactaaaataatgcattaaaattgtcaaattgtacttgtttaccTCTTTGCGaaagttttaaatttcttttttcaatattaaagttttaaatttcaaaaatcaaaattgttaaatgaattgttgatttttttcgTAAGCCTATTTGTTATTAtaaggttaaaattaatttaattaaataattaatttaatctccatctaaaatttaaaaatttattttatgtttccaaaTTAATATCGACTCAAATAACTCATTTTTAGTAATTgtttataaaactcaaatttcttttgattagtaattaattttatttttcatgccaaacaaaactcaaaatatttttattacatccTTAACCAAACGAAGAATAAgcaattaattttaacatgaaagatttgggattatataatcaaaataagtTAGTTTAT
The Gossypium raimondii isolate GPD5lz chromosome 8, ASM2569854v1, whole genome shotgun sequence DNA segment above includes these coding regions:
- the LOC105790211 gene encoding uncharacterized protein LOC105790211, translated to MGRRLFSCLGKVSSSSRVQGKNNGTVVDSSAATCPDGPVLVELFSSQGCATSSEAELLLSRLVRGDYQLDAPVLVLSYHVDNMGGKDPYASSKWTVRQKAYVQALKIDDMFIPRVVVQGRAHCPANEEDALLSTIASAPRFPAPKFKANFQRPTSETLEVTLTGVLRYKVDNNVDNVMVALYESGLVNECLNGENKGKTLYNDFVVRKLEKLHTMEDISAMKTLSVTVRFTLWDGFNSNKCSIVVFVQNISQQIFGSQNFQLPDDL